In Trichoderma asperellum chromosome 1, complete sequence, a single window of DNA contains:
- a CDS encoding uncharacterized protein (TransMembrane:5 (i140-163o226-250i262-282o288-306i318-338o)~EggNog:ENOG41): protein MATASNPPPYEGSSTAPAVAPLSSSLSSASPHPQARSSSALLTGNPSPCAPPARTQSQPPSIIRRRFRSTSSLSAEKTTSSASAAPDSAAAGDAAATAASASALSSASPSSTPTPPMPSMLQPRVAVVLNVPKPWHPWLFALRLASILPALWWGLPSLLRLLIHFLPGPPDQFLLVRPPGGSCDPRGHDPLQTSALSSSCAGEQHGSGAAAMMAAAPYAVTETALATIWCFACGYLAFFFTDCLMSRWLINYTPQATIVRLLSINAVNAYLTLTVLSLTGGFQDPRLLLPGWVSIATTLTICYHVTHQKINIRKETSTSVNVFSIASYITMVVLLAHMQTYQSDYPIMPVVSKGNHLWEEGKHLVAHAKTLIHEYAER, encoded by the exons ATGGCGACGGCGTCGAACCCTCCGCCCTACGAGGGCTCGTCCACCGCTCCAGCTGTCGCGCCGCTCTCCAGTTCTCTctcctcagcttctcctcatccGCAGGCTCGCTCATCGTCAGCATTGTTGACAGGCAACCCATCACCATGCGCTCCTCCAGCCCGAACCCAGTCTCAGCCCCCTTCCATTATACGACGGCGCTTTCGCTCAACCTCCAGCCTCTCTGCCGAAAAGACGACGTCTTCGGCCTCGGCCGCTCCCGactctgccgccgccggtgaTGCCGCCGCTACAGCAGCCTCGGCTTCAGCCTTAtcctcagcctcgccctCATCCACGCCCACACCTCCCATGCCGTCCATGCTACAACCCCGCGTCGCCGTCGTCCTAAACGTCCCGAAACCGTGGCATCCATGGCTCTTCGCCTTGCGCCTAGCCTCCATCCTACCGGCTCTGTGGTGGGGGCTGCCGTCGCTACTACGATTATTGATACACTTCTTGCCAGGACCGCCGGACCAGTTTCTGCTCGTGAGGCCGCCGGGCGGGAGCTGCGATCCCCGTGGCCATGACCCTCTACAGACCTCTGCTCTCTCGTCTTCGTGCGCTGGAGAACAACACGGCAGCGGCGCAGCAGCtatgatggcggcggctccTTATGCTGTTACCGAGACGGCCTTGGCTACTATTTGG TGTTTCGCCTGCGGCTAcctggccttcttcttcaccgaCTGCCTCATGTCTCGATG GCTCATCAACTATACCCCTCAAGCCACAATAGTGCGCCTCCTATCCATAAACGCCGTCAATGCCTACCTCACCCTCACGGTGCTGTCCCTGACTGGCGGGTTCCAAGACCCACGACTGCTGCTCCCTGGCTGGGTCAGCATAGCCACA ACGCTTACCATATGCTATCACGTAACGCACCAAAAGATCAACATCCGAAAGGAGACATCGACATCAGTCAATGTCTTCtcaatagctagttatattaccATGGTTGTGCTGCTGGCCCACATGCAGACCTACCAAAGCGATTATCCCATCATGCCTGTGGTGTCGAAAGGTAACCACCTCTGGGAAGAGGGCAAACATTTGGTAGCCCACGCAAAGACTCTGATTCACGAATACGCCGAGCGATGA
- a CDS encoding uncharacterized protein (EggNog:ENOG41~TransMembrane:2 (i140-163o223-241i)), producing MATASNPPPYEGSSTAPAVAPLSSSLSSASPHPQARSSSALLTGNPSPCAPPARTQSQPPSIIRRRFRSTSSLSAEKTTSSASAAPDSAAAGDAAATAASASALSSASPSSTPTPPMPSMLQPRVAVVLNVPKPWHPWLFALRLASILPALWWGLPSLLRLLIHFLPGPPDQFLLVRPPGGSCDPRGHDPLQTSALSSSCAGEQHGSGAAAMMAAAPYAVTETALATIWCFACGYLAFFFTDCLMSRWYIYAASNSPLLAPLSLHSLHLPAQAG from the exons ATGGCGACGGCGTCGAACCCTCCGCCCTACGAGGGCTCGTCCACCGCTCCAGCTGTCGCGCCGCTCTCCAGTTCTCTctcctcagcttctcctcatccGCAGGCTCGCTCATCGTCAGCATTGTTGACAGGCAACCCATCACCATGCGCTCCTCCAGCCCGAACCCAGTCTCAGCCCCCTTCCATTATACGACGGCGCTTTCGCTCAACCTCCAGCCTCTCTGCCGAAAAGACGACGTCTTCGGCCTCGGCCGCTCCCGactctgccgccgccggtgaTGCCGCCGCTACAGCAGCCTCGGCTTCAGCCTTAtcctcagcctcgccctCATCCACGCCCACACCTCCCATGCCGTCCATGCTACAACCCCGCGTCGCCGTCGTCCTAAACGTCCCGAAACCGTGGCATCCATGGCTCTTCGCCTTGCGCCTAGCCTCCATCCTACCGGCTCTGTGGTGGGGGCTGCCGTCGCTACTACGATTATTGATACACTTCTTGCCAGGACCGCCGGACCAGTTTCTGCTCGTGAGGCCGCCGGGCGGGAGCTGCGATCCCCGTGGCCATGACCCTCTACAGACCTCTGCTCTCTCGTCTTCGTGCGCTGGAGAACAACACGGCAGCGGCGCAGCAGCtatgatggcggcggctccTTATGCTGTTACCGAGACGGCCTTGGCTACTATTTGG TGTTTCGCCTGCGGCTAcctggccttcttcttcaccgaCTGCCTCATGTCTCGATGGTATATATACGCGGCTTCTAATTCTCCCCTCTTGgcccccctttcccttcACTCCTTGCATTTACCTGCCCAAGCCGGCTGA